In one Prosthecobacter fusiformis genomic region, the following are encoded:
- a CDS encoding RNA polymerase sigma factor, whose product MSPLEVTDESLLQRAGGGDARAFEQLYDRFSSRLLGLLRQMLGDEREAEDVLQEGFLYLWDHAGSYDPSRSRAFTWSVMIFRHKAIDRIRAMGRRARLNESAAVEMAVLEDCAVGADDTVEMKEQQKQVYSALASLPGEQRKLIEFAFLKGLTHHAIAESLNLPLGTVKTNIRRGLLKLRDLMKGGAL is encoded by the coding sequence GCGCGTGCTTTTGAGCAGCTTTATGACCGCTTTTCATCCCGTCTGTTAGGCCTGCTGCGCCAGATGCTGGGTGATGAACGGGAGGCGGAGGATGTGCTGCAGGAGGGATTTCTGTATCTGTGGGATCATGCGGGCAGCTATGACCCTTCACGCAGCCGGGCGTTTACCTGGTCGGTGATGATTTTCCGTCACAAGGCGATCGACCGGATCCGGGCGATGGGGCGGCGGGCGCGGCTGAATGAATCTGCAGCGGTGGAGATGGCGGTGCTGGAAGACTGCGCGGTGGGAGCGGATGATACGGTGGAGATGAAGGAGCAGCAAAAGCAGGTCTATTCTGCGCTGGCTAGCCTGCCGGGAGAGCAGCGTAAGCTGATCGAATTTGCCTTTTTAAAAGGGCTGACGCATCATGCGATTGCGGAGTCGCTAAACCTGCCACTGGGTACGGTGAAGACGAACATCCGGCGCGGTCTGCTGAAGCTGCGTGACCTGATGAAAGGAGGGGCGCTGTGA